The following proteins are encoded in a genomic region of Bernardetia sp. MNP-M8:
- a CDS encoding tetratricopeptide repeat-containing sensor histidine kinase, translating to MKKWLLLLFFWFIIFPFLFAQSETADEEWNKTQLIFLSSPKDITPYEKLSDLISEGNEKLNQKRINSLQEKIKETTPMAIKIYSHWLEGDFYENIGKRGLSLERNLRAYKLAKDNNLLKERAFSAKFLASNYIRLGLEEQAIIYALDASQIFTKIDDKVNKVVLLYTIGDIYFQVENYQEAIKNYNYGYNYAIKNNFVWEQRYIANNLGVAYREIQKLDSSLYYYNIAKQVAKQTQDTIALALASGNIGEIFYKKKNYEQAILLLEEDVRLSSQYKNWGSAANALVLLGRIYREKENISQSSVYLDNAYKIASKNNLHKTIASIYEEQAKLFVKKDSFQTALYLERQAKSILDSITHREIAINLAAVQSAFENGQALTQVKILEQENKNKQITIWTTTIGLFAAIFFLTLLLYQNQQKKQLNKKLLEKNKETADQNTQLITQKEKIAALNLKLNDKVEKRTQELERSIENLADVRHELDSFMYRASHDLRAPLVRLEGLNNLLKMSTKGLENDENMQSIYEVHTYIELFDATLKQMDTMLRRLMQLHDLIEEESYFTEIDDLYLFVEEAKTAAYDYAPNGISIKATIETHAPFITDKKWLRLIIINLLRNSLIYYNMNTKPIVELFIKVEKEQVLIEVSDNGEGISADLLSSIFNMFVRSSERSIGSGLGLYLVKKAVNKLEGSVFCNSTPFVQTTFSVYIPNQNKVSVNSKKGNDLNEIFVFA from the coding sequence ATGAAAAAATGGCTTCTATTGCTATTTTTTTGGTTTATTATATTCCCCTTTTTATTTGCTCAATCAGAGACAGCAGATGAAGAGTGGAACAAAACACAGTTGATTTTTCTTTCTTCGCCAAAAGATATAACACCATACGAAAAGCTCTCTGATTTAATCAGTGAAGGAAATGAAAAGTTAAATCAAAAAAGAATCAATTCCTTACAAGAAAAAATAAAGGAAACAACCCCAATGGCTATAAAAATCTATAGTCATTGGCTAGAAGGAGATTTTTATGAAAACATTGGAAAGCGAGGACTTTCATTAGAGCGAAATCTGAGAGCATATAAACTAGCCAAAGATAATAATTTACTCAAAGAAAGAGCTTTTTCAGCCAAGTTTTTGGCTAGTAATTATATTCGACTTGGTTTGGAAGAACAAGCTATTATTTATGCCTTAGATGCTTCACAGATTTTTACAAAGATAGATGATAAAGTAAATAAAGTAGTTTTGCTCTATACAATTGGAGATATTTATTTTCAGGTGGAAAATTATCAGGAAGCTATAAAAAATTATAACTACGGATATAATTATGCTATCAAAAATAATTTTGTGTGGGAACAACGCTATATAGCTAATAATTTGGGGGTGGCGTATAGAGAAATCCAAAAATTAGACTCTTCACTTTATTATTATAATATTGCCAAACAAGTCGCTAAACAGACACAAGATACAATTGCCTTGGCTTTGGCTTCTGGAAATATTGGCGAAATTTTTTATAAAAAGAAAAATTATGAGCAGGCTATTCTTTTATTAGAAGAAGATGTTCGTTTGAGTAGCCAATATAAAAACTGGGGGAGTGCAGCTAATGCTTTGGTTTTGTTAGGAAGAATATATAGAGAGAAAGAAAATATTTCTCAATCTAGTGTGTACTTAGATAATGCTTATAAGATTGCTTCAAAAAATAACTTACATAAAACAATTGCTTCTATTTATGAGGAACAAGCTAAATTATTTGTAAAAAAAGATAGTTTTCAAACAGCTCTTTATTTAGAACGACAAGCAAAGTCAATTCTTGATTCTATTACACACCGTGAAATAGCTATTAATTTAGCAGCCGTACAATCAGCTTTTGAGAATGGACAAGCACTAACACAAGTAAAAATATTGGAACAAGAGAATAAAAACAAACAAATAACAATTTGGACAACTACAATAGGGCTTTTTGCAGCCATATTTTTCCTCACACTCTTATTATATCAAAATCAACAAAAAAAGCAACTCAATAAAAAATTACTTGAAAAAAATAAAGAAACAGCAGACCAAAACACTCAACTTATTACCCAAAAAGAAAAAATTGCTGCTCTTAATTTAAAACTTAATGATAAAGTAGAAAAAAGGACACAAGAATTAGAAAGAAGTATAGAAAACTTAGCTGATGTAAGACACGAATTAGATAGTTTTATGTATAGAGCTTCACATGATTTACGTGCGCCTTTAGTGCGTTTGGAAGGATTAAATAATCTTTTAAAGATGTCTACAAAAGGGTTAGAAAATGATGAGAATATGCAATCTATTTACGAAGTTCATACCTACATAGAATTATTTGATGCAACCTTAAAGCAAATGGATACTATGCTTCGAAGGTTGATGCAACTTCATGACCTTATAGAAGAAGAATCTTATTTTACAGAGATAGATGATTTGTACTTATTTGTAGAGGAAGCAAAAACAGCTGCTTATGATTATGCACCTAATGGAATATCTATAAAAGCAACAATTGAAACCCATGCGCCATTTATTACAGATAAAAAATGGCTGCGTTTGATTATAATTAATCTACTTCGAAATTCTCTTATTTATTATAATATGAATACTAAACCTATTGTAGAATTATTTATTAAAGTAGAAAAAGAACAAGTTTTGATAGAAGTAAGTGATAATGGAGAAGGAATATCTGCTGATTTATTGAGTTCTATTTTTAATATGTTTGTTCGCTCTTCGGAACGTTCAATAGGAAGTGGTTTAGGACTTTATCTTGTCAAAAAAGCTGTTAATAAATTAGAAGGAAGTGTTTTTTGTAACTCTACTCCTTTTGTACAAACTACTTTTTCGGTTTATATTCCAAATCAAAATAAGGTGAGTGTAAATTCTAAAAAAGGAAATGATTTAAACGAGATTTTTGTTTTTGCTTAA